The window AACATTGGTGGTTCTTTGACCAAGGCATGAAGATAGAGTCTGATGTTAAAGACCCAAAGTACTTCGATCTCTATGGTCCTGCACAACCTGCATCACTAGACCCTAGAGCGCCTCCATCAAAAGATAACATTCCTCCAAACAAAGAGTTCCTTATGGATTGGCTCTTCAGGTTAGTAGAAATCGTTGAAAAGTATCGACCATGGCTAGTATACTTTGATTGGTGGATTGCAAACCCATCTTTTCAACCCTATCTAAAAGCTCTTGCAGCATACTACTACAACAGGTGTTATAGATGGGGTATAGAGCCTGTTATAGTGTATAAACAGAAGGCATTTGAGGAAGGAACAGCGATACCAGATCTTGCAGAACGAGGTACGATAAAGACTATATATCCATCTATATGGCTTGCAGATACATCAGTAGACTACAGATCTTGGGGATTCATAAAAGATGCAGAATACAAGTCTCCCGAAATACTGATAACACATATGGCTGATGTTGTTAGCAAAAATGGAGTATTTCTTCTTAATATAGGGCCTAAACCAGATGGCGAAATAGCTGAAGAAACTAAAAGAATACTTTTGGATATCGGAAAATGGTTCAAAACATATGGAGAGAGCATCTATGGTGTAAAACCATGGAAAGCCTATGGCGAAGGACCTACAGAAATAGGTGAGGAAGGATTCTTCATAGAGAAAAAACTTGTATTTACTGATGAAGATGTTAGATACACAGTTAGAGAACACTATCTTGGTTACAGCCACATATATGCAATAATACTTGGAAAACCAAAAGAAGAGATAATGCTAAAGATTTTCACAAAATACATCAAACTAGTAGAAGACGAGATAGTAGGTATAGATGTAGTGGGTGTTGAGAAGAAAGTAGAGTGGAATATAGATACAGAAGGCTTAAAAATAAGGCTACCAGTAGATGAAATCAAGATATGCCCATACGCTATCAGGATTATTGTTAAGAAAAAACACTTAACCTAAACACAAAATCCCTACCATCCCACGCAGATCTCGACATCAATACTAGATCCTATAGCTCATTTTCATAACATTTTTCAGAATTAGTACATATATCACATTTAATTAAATCAATAAACTCAGATGTTCCAAATTATTCAAATTGACTATAGCCATAGGGTTTCGAATAACTTAGACATTCTAGTCATATAGCGAATCTAAACACTTGCTGTTACCCTACTTCAATATAAGCTAAATGAGTTAATGGTGTTAATTGAGAAGAAAAAAGTGGAAAGAAATAACAATTCTTTTCGAATCTGTATAATATTATCATAGGTGTTATTAAATTAGTGAATATTGATATGAGGAATAATATCACGATAAGAAAAACGTCATTCTTGCAAGATTGAGGAAGACAACTTGAATAACCAAAAGTTTAAATTTGTGCACTTATTTCTGTATTAGTGTGCACTGGTGAATAATGTGGCATGCTTCATTACACCACTACTAGTTGGTATTAGTGTGTATATTCTAGGAAAGAGATTAAGGATATACAATAGGTTGAGACTCAATATACTGGTTTATCTCTTAATTGGTGGAGCTCTAGTTCTTGCTGCTGAACATGCTTGGCATGGCGAGATAGTTCCATATCCACCATTTTTAACAGCTATGAAGAGTGCAGAAGAGATCTCTATAGCGTTACATGAAATTAGTACTGTAGGGAGTACAATGACTTTTGCTGTAGCTATGTTGTGGCTCGGAACTTTATACATCTCAAGAACTACTGTAGTTAAAACCTCATCTATAGCGAAGATTGGTGCAACCTCAAGAGCCTAGTGAACGGTGTGTCTATGTATTTTATAGCACTTTCATTACTTGCAATTATTTCAGGATTTCTATGGTACAGGAATAGGGAGAGCAATAGGTATAGACTAGATATATTATCCTTAATATCTGGTGGAGCTACAGTAATGTTCTTAGTTGATTCTCTCTATAGATACCTAGAGGAAGGTATCTTTATAGAATTCTCAACTGAAGCACTAACATTAAGTGGGCTACTTGTGTTGGTGGCAGTTTCTCTATGGCTTGTGGTGCTCATAATTAAAAGAATACAAATTAAAAGAATATAAATAGTATAGAGATCAATCAATATCAACACGATAGTAATATCGATGGCTTATTGGTATAGATATTTGTGTCTAATGTCTGAGGTTCATAATGTTTATAGCGTAGTTTTGTGTGGAATCGGTTAGGTGTAGATACTTGTTGGAACGGTTTTCTAGAAAACATCTAGGCAGAGTTACAGGTGTTGGTTACACTTTGGAAGGTAAGTACGATAAAAGAATTCTCGATGTGCTAGCTGATGAATATCTATTCTATGAATCATTCATAATTTTGTATGGTTTTGCTAGACAGAAGATCTATACGAAATTGAAGACATTCTATACGAATACTCCATATGATCGGGGAGCAGTATTCCTATATGGTTCTACAATAGCTCAAACACCTATAACACTTTTCGTAAATCTTGAGTCTAGATGTATTAATAGAAGTGATGCTGAAAGAGCTATTGAGCTAATTAATTCTGGTCGTTATTCTCTATATATCTCTACACCATTTACAAGTAATGAGTTAACATCATTATATAGGGAGAGGATACATGGTATGCTGAAGGATCTCGGTGTAGGGAGAGAATTGATACATCCTTCTTATTCACTTGTGGTAGGAAATAATAGACTGTTTAGAGATTCATTAAATAGTCTATTAGGTTCAGAAATCTTAGTAGCCTTAATGACAGAAGTAGTAGTAGGTAGAGATAGTATTATGATTGAAAATAATGAATGTATAGATCAAGTATCTAGAAAGATTAAGGGTTTTGAGAAAATATATATTGAAAAACTTGCTAAAGATGTACTGGATATGCTTGAAGCCAGAAAAGTTATCGATTTAGAGCAGAAGAAAAGTTACTTGAACATGTTGGTGAAAACATAAAATGAAGATATTTATCGCTGTCAGTAGAAGATATGCTAGATCGTTAATTGAAGCAATATCTTCACTCAAACCCAAGCCTTATGTAGTAGTAATGAGTTATGATGATGATGTCGAGATTCTAGCTAGATCTATGGGTTTTGAGTTTATGAAGATAAAAGATATAGAGAAAATCTATACATATGAGAAGCTAGAGGAGTTTGATGTAGCTATAGCTGCTTTAGATGATGATGTAATGAATGTAGCGTGCATAAGGATTGCCAAATCTATGGGTATACCTATAGCTATGTCTCTTATACATAACGAGATGAATAAAGATTCTCTTATTAGAGAGGGAGTACAAAGCATTCTAAACTTGAACAATTTCATAGCAGAGAACATAAAGTTTGTCCTAATGTCTGATGTATGGATAACGATAGAGATAGTACCTATGTACAGAATAGTTGCAGCATTA is drawn from Ignisphaera sp. and contains these coding sequences:
- a CDS encoding alpha-L-fucosidase: MSLDIDPLTIMLENIATNPYDILKSIPAPCKGPFKPSWSSLKNYRVPKWFMDSRFGIFIHWGVYSVPAFGSEWYPRNMYIPDRPEHRYHVENFGSLTTFGYKDFIPMFTAENWDPDKWAKLFKKSGARFVVLVAEHHDGFALWDSSYTRWCSARIGPKRDIVGELREAVERQGLVFGISYHRAEHWWFFDQGMKIESDVKDPKYFDLYGPAQPASLDPRAPPSKDNIPPNKEFLMDWLFRLVEIVEKYRPWLVYFDWWIANPSFQPYLKALAAYYYNRCYRWGIEPVIVYKQKAFEEGTAIPDLAERGTIKTIYPSIWLADTSVDYRSWGFIKDAEYKSPEILITHMADVVSKNGVFLLNIGPKPDGEIAEETKRILLDIGKWFKTYGESIYGVKPWKAYGEGPTEIGEEGFFIEKKLVFTDEDVRYTVREHYLGYSHIYAIILGKPKEEIMLKIFTKYIKLVEDEIVGIDVVGVEKKVEWNIDTEGLKIRLPVDEIKICPYAIRIIVKKKHLT
- a CDS encoding NAD-binding protein, whose protein sequence is MKIFIAVSRRYARSLIEAISSLKPKPYVVVMSYDDDVEILARSMGFEFMKIKDIEKIYTYEKLEEFDVAIAALDDDVMNVACIRIAKSMGIPIAMSLIHNEMNKDSLIREGVQSILNLNNFIAENIKFVLMSDVWITIEIVPMYRIVAALHKLVKRSVLGLDLKVLKEAIDIRDVSVFAIDSAGRFIGEDRVLESGDIIIVIGTKDKVLKTVTDIEKIFRRYEQIYSIRYSDIQRIGYG